Below is a genomic region from Gemmatimonadota bacterium.
TGGAGCTTTGGTCGGATCGTTGTCGGCGTGACGCGAGCGGTGTTGTGACGTGGAGGGCTCAGCAGGAGCTGCGGTGCCGGACATGGATGCAGACTGCGCCATCGCCGTGCACGGCGCCAGGCCGATCCCCGTCAACAGAGGGATCAGGAGAAGGCTCAGCAGGACTCGAACGACGCGGCCGGTCATGATCCGAAATTTAAGCCTCGAATCACGGGCCGTCGGCTTTCACTCGGGTTGGTTTGCACTCGATCGCGTGATCGGACGATAGTTGGTGGCCGGGGGATTGGGGGACATGCAGAAGCGGTATGGCGCACCGGGATGGACAGATCATGCGACGGTCCGACGTATGCGTCTCCCTCGCAGTTTCGATCCTGATTTGCGACCGTCGAATCCCATACACTGTAAGGTGCAACATGCGTGCAACAACGATTCATGTCAGACCGGAGAGCTTGAGCTTCGGCATCGTGCGGCAGAGCGCCGCCGCCACTTTCATGGTCCTCGCGGCCGGCGCCGTTCTGGGCTGCTCCAAAGGGGAAACGTCGTCCTCAAGGGACACATCCGGAACTCGATCGGACTCCAGCGCGATGGCGTCGCAGTCGACTGCGTCGTCGAACCTTTCGCCCGTTCGCGGCACGATAGCCAGCGTCACCGACAGCATGCTCACAGTGTCTTCGGACAGCGGTCCGGTGCGAGTCGCGATCGCGGCTCCGCTGGATGTGTACGCTCGTGTGCCGGCAAAGCTGTCCGATGTAAAGGAAAACACGTTCGTGGGCGTTACGTCGGTAGCACAACCAGACGGATCGCAGCGTGCAACGGAGATCCATATCTTTCCCGACAAGCTGCGCGGAACGGGCGAGGGCAGCTATCTCATGACGCAGCAAGCCGGCGCGTCTGGTGGTAACAGGAGCACGATGACCAACGGTACCGTCAGCGCACCGCGTATGACCAACGGCAGCATCAGCGCGCAGTCGGGCGGAAAGCTCACTGTGCAATACAAGGGTGGTACTCAGACGATCACTGTGCCGCCAAACGTCTCCGTCACTGCAATCGCACCATCGCAGGCCACGCTGACACCGGGCTCGAGGGTCATCGTCCTGGCGGCCCGACAGCCGGATGGCACACTCAAGGCGTCGGCGGCGATGCTGGCTGATACGACGGTGAAACCGAAGTAAGCTCGGTAGGACTGGAAGCAATGGCGCAGCAACAAGACGGGCGAAGGTTCCTTACCCAAATCGACAGAGGGGTTGTGGCGATTCAGGCGTTGATCAGACAGTCGGTGATTCCGGTCATCGGCGCAATTATGGCACTCGTTTCGACCAGCGCTTCGCTCCATGCCTTGCCGGACAAGCCGGTGTCATGTGCAGCAACACCAACCTCACTCACGCCGGAAGATTATCGTCGCGTACTTCCGTCGACGCGCGCGCCGGCGAGTCCCGGTCTACGTCTTGTCACCGAATTGCCGCTACCGGGACCTGCCAACCGGTTCGATTATCAGAGCTTCGATCCGATCGCTCACAAGTTGTACATGAATCACATGAACGCCGGAGAGACGCTGGTCTTTTCGACAGACAGCGGCCGTATCACTGGGCGAATCCCCGGAGTGCCTCGTGCAACGGGTGTTCTGGCCATTCCGTCCCGTCACATGGTGTACATATCAGCCGCTGGCGCTCATGAGGTTGCGGGAGTGGATGATCGGACTCTCAAGGTCGTTCAACGGATTGGCGGCATTCTGTTTCCCGATGGGATTGCGTACGATGAAAACACGGGAAGGCTGTTCGTATCCGACGAATCGGGTAGTGCAGATGTCGTGATCGATGTCGCCACCGGCAGGAAGGTCGCTACGATCGCACTCGGCGGCGAGGCTGGCAACACCCATTACGATTCGGTCTCGCACTGTGTTCTGGTCGCGGTGCAGACGCGGAATCAACTCGTGGCCATCGATCCTCTGAGCGAGAAGATCGTAGGCCGGTATGATCTGCCTGGCTCGGATCATCCTCACGGTTTCGCGCTCGACGAACCCGGTCGGTTGCTGTTCATGTCGTGCGAGGGAAATGCAAAGCTGCTTGTGCTGGATCTCACCACCATGAGCGTCGTCGGAACGCATGACGTTGGCGACGGTCCTGATGTACTCGCGTGGGATGCAGCGTGGCGCCGACTGTATGTTGCGTCGGAAGGTGGTGTTCTGTCGGCCTTCTGGGCTGACGGAACGACGCTCCGTCCGGCAGGCGAGTACCGCGCGCCACACGCGCATACGGTTGGACTCGATTCACGCACGCACCGGCTGTACCTCCCGCTCCAGGACATTGGTGGCCGTCCGCTGCTTCGTGTTCTCGCGCCTTCGAGTTAGCTCGACGTTCGCAATGCCGCTGGCGTCGGCGGCGCGGATATCAGGGACGCGACGTCGGAAAGCCCGGAATCCGGCCGACATTGTACGTGAGTCCCACGTACGCGGAATTGCCGCCCATGTGCTGAGCGTTCAGAATCACTCCGGCATCGAACACCAACCACGGCCGGACTTGCAGTGTGGGACCCGCGAGGACGCCAATTTGCGGCGGCGCGCCCGAAGCTCCGCTGGTCCCCGGATAGGTAAAGAGCTCGACGACAGCGCCCAGCGCGTCGCGAATCGGTGTTCCGAAGGATGCGGTAAGGAGCGTGGCATTGACGGGAGCAGTGGATCCGCTGCCCGAGCGGCGCGTGTAACCTGCATTCAGATCCAGCTCTCCGCTCCCGATCGGGCGGCTCGAGATAACGAGCAGCGACACATCAGTCGTCCCCGTACTGATTCCGTGCGATCCGGTTGCGAACTTGATCGCTCCCTGCACCGAAAAATCGTGCACGAGAGGCGCTGCATCCAGCACACGCTGCTTGAGTGCTATCGCGATGTCGCTCGCACCTGCATCACTGGTACGCGGCGGCCCCTGCGTGGTATTGCGCGCGTAACCGCCCTGCAGTTCCAGTTGCAGACGCGGAACGATACCGAGTTTGACTACTGCCGGAATGAAAAATTGCGAGCTGGATCGGGGCTGCATGTCCTGCGCGCCAACTTCAACTTCGAGATATCCCGGCGCGACGGTGTACGCATGCGTCGCCACAGTAGGCCGCTCCGGCTGCGCGGCGTGCGGATCGGTCGCGACGCTCTGGCCGGATACATGAGTGGGCGCAAACATCATCAGCGAAGCCAGCAAGATGCTCGTTGCCAATCGGTGGTGCATTCCGCGAGCCTTCACTTGCCAACTCGCCTCGACGGCACGGGCCGCCTACAGTCCGTCCCACGCCGTGAACCTGGGCGGCTTGGGGAAGGGAGGGCCAGCCTCGATCACGATGTCAGCATGAGCCAGGAGCGGAATGGAGCCCGGGTCTCCCATGAACGGCTTGCCATCGACCCATACTCGGAGTGATTCTCCCTTCCTTGCATGAGCGGTGGCAGCGACGCTACGGTTCAGCGGCTGTCTCCACACGGCGAAGAAATCAGCCAGCGTGAAGGAACGGTCTTTCGGCGCCTCGATGTGAATGACTCCGTCCGGCGTGTGCGTGTGTAGCCAGTAGATGCACTGCTTCCCCGCAGGCTGGCCGACATTCGGTGGTATCTCGACCGACTTGCCATGGTCGAGGATCAGTAGATGCTGATGTATGTGGATCCGTTGTCCTTCCTGCGCGTCGCAGGAGATTCCGCCAACGGGTTGCCCGGCGGGCACAATTGATTGCGCGAGGAGGGGCGCCGGTGCGATAGCCGAGCCGAACGACAGCACCAACGCGACCGAAGTCGCCAGGGTCAGTGACCGAGTTGCATGAGCGACGTGACGCAGCGGGGACATGAAATCCAGAGTCCGGATAGGTTTGTGAATGGAGAGCGACTCATCGAGTCGTTACAGCATCAAAAGTACAGCTCACAATCCGGCGGCACCATGCAGACGACAACAGTGCTTACCTGTCCCGAATGCGGCCGCACCGAGACGCTGGAGATGCCGACCGATGCCTGCGTCATTTTCCACCAGTGCGCAGGCTGTGGAACAGTGCTTCGTCCGAGGGCAGGCGACTGCTGCGTTTACTGCTCATACGGATCGGTGCCGTGTCCGTCCAGGCAGGCGGAACGCGCCGGTTAGCGGATCAACTTCGAGATATCAGAGCAAGCCGGCTCAGCGGGGCAGCTTCCTTCCGGTGAGCGAGTACGCTTCCATCTCCCACGGTTGACGCCTGTATGCAATTTCAGGGGCGATCAGCTGGGCAAGCGCCGGGACGAGCAGGCCAACGTCCAGATGGCGTGCAAAGCGACGACCAAGCTGCGTCTGCTGCAGAAGTTCGCGCTCGATCGGCAGACCGATCACGTCATTGGCGAAGTCCTCCTGCAGAACGTGAATCGTTTCGTGAGCGAGTACGCTAGCCCGCAGACGCCGGCTTGGCCCGAGCGCATCGGGTGCAAGCCGGATCGTCCCGAGTCCCTCTGCGCCAGCGAGCTCGACTTTCCCCGCCTCGCCAAAATGCCAACGCCTGTCGCGATAAACCGGTGCGCCGGCTTGCAGCGATCGGGAAAGGTCCAGACGCGTATTGGGAGAAATCGTCAGGCCGATTGTCGATATGGCTTCGGTGACGTTCACCCGCCAATCAACGTGTCGGTCGGGCAGGATTACAATCGTCGCGGGGCCAACTGGAAGCAGATACCTGATGGCTGAATCCCCGCCAGCCGCAACGAGCGAGATTCCCACGCTGGAGAGCTCTCGTCCTACGAATCCAGCGCTCTGAAATCGAAAGTCGACGACCTGTTTTCCAGCAGCCATGACAAGTCCGCCAACTGCGCCGCGTCGCAAGCCCGTCCATACCGGCCTGTGATGAATTGTTGCCGAGAGTGCGCCGGCAACTCCTCCAATTGCGACGTTCACCAGAGCGTTGGATGCGCGCGCGTGCGCGGGCACCTGCGCCGTGATCGGAGAAGCACCGATCGACGACGCGATAATGATCCAGGCTGCGAGTCGCGCTGGCAAATGGACAAAAAGTCTCACGCTACAAGTTCGTGCTGATCGCATCGATGTGTTTGAACAGGATGTCACTGTGCGAATCTGGACAGTGCAGCCAGTTGGCACTAATATGGGCGCACCCGCGCCAAATGTTCTCAGGGCGCTCATCCTCAAAAGGAGCACATTGTGTACGCAAGACCAGGGAACCAGCGGCTCGTCACATCCGTGTGCCTCGCGCTCCTTGTCGCGGCCTGCGGTGGTGGTGGCGACGGGCCCACGGCGCCTGGTCCTGGTCCCAGCCAGCCCGCTCGCAATGCGCCTGGCGTGCATGCCGTGCTCGGCGCTGGTATTACCGACACCATCGATGCCCAGCCTTTACAGGCGCTCGTCGTCGAGGTACGAGGTCCTGACGGACAGCTGGCAACCGGAGCCGTCGTTCGGTTCCAGGCACAACCGCCTGCCGACACGACGCGTCGGAATGAACCCGCGGTGTCAGTATGCGCACTCACTGCACCGACGTGCGGGCAGTCTGGCTCCGTCTCGCAGTTTACTACTGATACCACGGATGCCCAGGGGCGCGCCAAAGCCAGTGTGAGGCTGGGACACGTTGCTGGCCGAGCGGTGGTGCAGCTGACTGTCCCGGAATTCGGAATGGAGGATTCCGCGACTTTCACTGTCCTGCCAGGAGCGGCCGCGCGCGTTCGCGCTCTGGCCACCGATACAGCGCTGGCCATCGGTGCCACAGCGAACCTGCGCGGCTACGTTGTGGACCGTTACAATAACAGCCGTCCGGAAACCGCCGTTCTCTCCGCAGGTCCCGGCACCGCGCTGACTATCGACGCCACTACTGGCGTTGTTACAGGTCGAGACATGGGTACGCAGTGGCTGTTCATGCGCGCCCTGCAGTCCTCCGTCGACTCAACGAGAGTGCGTGTACTGCCGAGCGGGCGGCTGGTGGTATGGTCATCCAATGAAGCCGCGGTGCGACTCGTGAATCTTGATGGCAGCGTGCCGCGCACCGTTGCTACCAGCATCGCGAGCGATCTCGGTGCGTTCCCGCGCTTCGACGCGGCGAGGAAGGGCATCACGATGCATGATGGGTCACAGTACAACGGCGGACCGCCGAATAGTGTGATCGTGATCGACACGACGGGGTCGCCGCGGCGAGATCTTGGGCCCGATGTCGGCTTCGCCACCGTCATAGCGACCCGCCAGATTGCCGATGGTACGCTGCTCGTCGTTGGGAAAACCGTTGCAGGCACACCATGCGCGGGGTTTGCGCTATATCGCGTCGCGGCGGACAATTCACTTACGTGCGTGGCCGCCCTTCCGGGATTGGGTGCGACCTATGGCGCGGCGGACATCTCCCACGATGGAACCCGCGTCGCTTATGTCGGTACCGACGCTTCGAATCCGTCGGCGTCACCGTTCGAGCTACGAGTTCTCGATGTCGCGACGGGCGCGACGACAGTGCTCGAGCCCACCGCGAGCACACCTCGCTGGTCTGCGAGCGACGATCGCGTGGCGTACCTCGTACCCAATTCCGCTGTGTACAACGGCATCGATGGCACGGCCGTGATCATCAATGCAGACGCAACCGGGCGCAAGGCGTTGGGGAGCTTCATCTTCAGCCCGGGCCTCGCGTGGTCGCCGGACGGAACGTACATCGTCGGTCGCAACAGCGGAACGTCTGACACCGCACTGCGTGTGATACGCATCAGCGACGGCGCTAACGTGCTGTTGCGGTTCCGGACTGCCACTGGCACTACTGCGGATTACTACCAGCCCGACTGGCGCTGAAGCGGCGCGTTTGCGGCGCGCAACTGCGCGGTACTTCGCGTCACATTCAACATATATAACACCCCGGGGCTTGCGGCAAGCCCGGGGCCTCATCGCAAATTCGCTGACCGAAATTAGAACCCGATCTACGGAAAGCGAGGTGCAATATGACTGAACATGCGGTGGTGATTGCCGGTGCCGGCCCGACTGGGCTGATGCTGGCGGGCGAGCTTGCGCTGGCTGGCGTCGACGTCGCGATCGTCGAGCGGCGCGCGAGCCAGGAGCTCGCCGGTTCGCGCGCGGGAGGTCTGCAGTCGCGCACGATCGAGGTGTTCGATCAGCGTGGCATTGCGGATCGGTTTCTTTCGGAAGGACAGGTCGCCCAGGTCGGAGCGTTCGCGTCGGTCAAGCTGGACATCAGCGACTTTCCAACGCGGCACCCGTATGGGCTCGGATTGTGGCAGAACCACATCGAGCGAATCCTCGCCGGCTGGGTGGATGAGCTGAAGGTGCCGATCCATCGCGGACGCGAGGTGACGGGTTTCGTACAGGACCACACTGGCCTCGACGTTCAACTCTCGAACGGCGAATCGCTGCGGGCGGAATATCTCGTCGGGTGTGATGGAGGCCGCAGTGTGATCCGCAAGACAGCTGGCATCGAGTTCCCCGGATGGGATCCGACGATGAGCAGCCTGATCGCCGAGGTCGAGATGACCGAGCAGCCGGAGTTGGGCGTCCACCGCTCGGCGGCAGGCATGTACGCGTTCGGCAAGCTGGAGTACGAGATCCGCGATGGCAAGATCATCTACAAGGATGGCGGGTCGATACGTGTAATGGTGCCCGAACCGCATGTCGGGACCAGCAGAGAACCCACGCTCGGCGATCTCAGCGCTGCGCTCATCGCCGTATGCGGGACGGATTACGGATTGCGCAGTGCCACATCGATCTCCCGATTCACTGACATGACGCGTCAGGCCGCCGCTTACCGCGACAGACGCGTCCTGCTTGCGGGCGACGCCGCGCACGTGCATTCGCCCGTCGGAGGACAGGGCCTCAACACCGGCGTGCAGGATGCGGTGAACCTTGGATGGAAGCTGGCCCAGGTGGTCAGGCAGACATCACCCGAAAGTCTGCTAGATACGTATCACGCCGAGCGTCATCCGATCGCTGCACGCGTTCTGCGCACCACGATGGCGCAAGTCGCGCTGCTTCGCACGGACGAGCGCACCAGGGCATTGGGCGATGTCGTCACCGAGCTGCTAGGGATGGACGAGCCGCGCAGGACGTTCGCGGCGAGAATGTCCGGGCTGGACATTCATTACGATCTTGGGGCGGGGCACCCGCTGTTGGGACGCCGGATGCCCGATCTCGATCTGGTCACCGCCAACGGTCCGTTGCGGGTCTTTACGCTGCTACACAATGCGCGACCGGTGCTGCTCAAACTCGGCGGGCCTGGCGATTTTGATATCGCTCCATGGGCAGATCGTGTACAGTCGATCGACGCCGAATACCATGGTACGTGGGAACTTCCGGCACTCGGAGTGGTCGCGCCTCCGACCGCGGTGTTGATCCGGCCTGACGGATATGTGGCCTGGGTGGGAGAACGATCCGACGGTGGGCTCGTGGACGCGTTGATCACCTGGTTCGGGGCGGGGGATTCGGCGCAATCACGTCGCTTGAGTGACGGGCCACGAGTATTGTGACGGTCAGTGCGGCCACGCGTACATTATGACGATGCCAAGCCGCCATTCATTCATTATTGCACCACTCGTCCTCGCGACGTTTGTAACTCTGGGCTGTGCTATGAGTACAGCCACCAGCGGGGCCACCGCCGACCACACGGCCAGCAGTGTCGATACGCCTCGCAGTTCCGCGGCCATTCTGCTCGACCCGACGGATCCCGAATGGCGCCGCGCGGCGCCCGCCAGGTCGCATCTCCGCTTCGAGACGACCAAGGGGGTGTTCGTACTCGAGCTGGTGCGCGCGTGGGGTCCCATCGGTGCCGACCGTTTCTACAACCTTGCTCGGCTCGGCTACTACAACGACGCGCGCTTCCATCGCGTCGTACCGGGTTACATCGTGCAGTGGGGGATCAACGGAAAGCCGGCAGTGAACGCGGCGTGGAAAGACCAGCAGATCGCCAACGATTCGCCCCGATCGCACAACGTGCGAGGCACGTTCGCGTTCGCGCAGTTTGGGCCGGGCGATTCGAAGACACGCAACACGGAGATCTACATCAACCTCCGGGACAATCCGCGCAGCGACGCCGAACCGTTCACGATGCTGGGTACGGTGATCGAGGGGATGGACGTCCTCGACAGCCTGTACTCAGGCTATGGCGAGAAATCCGGCGGCGGTTTGCGGCAGGGCAAGCAAGGTCCGCTCCTGGAGGGCGGGAACGCGTACATGGATCTGGAATACCCGAAACTCGATCGGATATTGAGAGTGACGGTGACGACAGTGGAGCGCTGAGCCAGGGACCTTCTGGTCAATCGCACGCCGCGGAGATCCGAGCCGGAAAGGTGGCGACGCGTCATGGCGATAACTGCGAGGCATGACGCTGGCGGTGATATCGGTCTTACGGTGTGAGTGCGCTCCGGAGACTCTCGGCGTCGATCTCGATCAACCGCGCAGCTGTGGCGCCCGCGTCCTCTTCATCACCGCGCGCGATGGCGTCGACGAGCGCGTAGTGCAGATCTGTCGTGTCAACGCCGACCACGCTGTCATGCGCGACGTGAACGAGCGTCTCTCGAAGAGCGATGCTGAACGCGTTGTAGACATCCGCAAGTACGGCGTTCCTGCTTGCAACGGCGATAGTCCGGTGAAACTCAACGTCGATGTCGACGGCCTGCTCTGATTTTCCCGCGGCGCGAAACTTGTCACGTTCGGCAAGCAATTCGCGCAAGCGTCGCACGTCGCTTGCCGTTCGTCTGGCCGCGGCGAGGCGCGCGGTCTCGATCTCCAGGGGCCTGCGCACCTCATAGACCTCGAGCGCCGCCGCGCGGCGCAACCGTTGATCCAGCGATTCGCGTCCGGGCGCAGAGGCCATGACATAGGTACCGTCGCCCTGTCGCACTTCGAGCAGGCCCATGTGTGCAAGCACGACCACAGCCTCGCGAATGGTCGTACGACTGACTCCAAGGGCGTCCCCCAGCTCGGTCTCGGTAGGAATGCGCTTCCCAGGCACAAGCACCCCCAGAGATATCTGTTGCTGGATTCGGGCGATCACGAGATCGACCAGGCTCCGGCGGGAAGGACGCGTCAGCGATTCGGTCATAGGGATTCATAGTACGAATAAGCAGCCATCATTGCAATAGCCGGTGAAGGTACGGCCCAATCCTGGCGCTATTGCAAACATCATACGTATGATGTATTTATTCCATCATGGTTCGACGCCTGATTTTCCTGGCCCTGATGGCCGCCGCTCCCCGCTCTGCTATGGCGCAGGCCGCTCCCGGATCGAATGCGCCGGAGGTAAAGGCGATTCGGCGGACAGGAGCGATTACTCTGGACGGCCGCCTGGACGAGCCTGATTGGGCCATAGGGATGCCGGCCTCCGGCTTCAGACAGCAGGATCCCGATGAAGGCAGGCCCGCTGCGGAGAGCACTCTGGTTCGCTTCGTCTATGACGACGATGCGCTTTACGTCGGGACGCGGCTGTTCGACAGCCGGGGAGCGGCTGGTGTCCGGACCCGCCTCGCGCGGCGAGATGACCAGCCCGGCGGCGACTACCTGATGCTCGTGCTGGACACTTACCACGACCACGCCGGTCGGACTGTGCTACGCATCAACCCGTCGGGCGTCCAGTACGACGCGCTGGCTCTTGGACGGGCCGACCCCGATCCGGGCTGGAACGCAGTCTGGGAGGCCGTAACGCGCATCGACTCCCTCGGCTGGACTGCGGAGATTCGCATCCCATTCTCCCAGCTCCGCCTTGCAGGGTCCGGCGCGCAGACATGGGGGCTCCAGATCTGGCGTTACGAAGACCGGCTCA
It encodes:
- a CDS encoding YncE family protein; translation: MAQQQDGRRFLTQIDRGVVAIQALIRQSVIPVIGAIMALVSTSASLHALPDKPVSCAATPTSLTPEDYRRVLPSTRAPASPGLRLVTELPLPGPANRFDYQSFDPIAHKLYMNHMNAGETLVFSTDSGRITGRIPGVPRATGVLAIPSRHMVYISAAGAHEVAGVDDRTLKVVQRIGGILFPDGIAYDENTGRLFVSDESGSADVVIDVATGRKVATIALGGEAGNTHYDSVSHCVLVAVQTRNQLVAIDPLSEKIVGRYDLPGSDHPHGFALDEPGRLLFMSCEGNAKLLVLDLTTMSVVGTHDVGDGPDVLAWDAAWRRLYVASEGGVLSAFWADGTTLRPAGEYRAPHAHTVGLDSRTHRLYLPLQDIGGRPLLRVLAPSS
- a CDS encoding GDCCVxC domain-containing (seleno)protein, whose product is MQTTTVLTCPECGRTETLEMPTDACVIFHQCAGCGTVLRPRAGDCCVYCSYGSVPCPSRQAERAG
- a CDS encoding FAD-dependent monooxygenase codes for the protein MTEHAVVIAGAGPTGLMLAGELALAGVDVAIVERRASQELAGSRAGGLQSRTIEVFDQRGIADRFLSEGQVAQVGAFASVKLDISDFPTRHPYGLGLWQNHIERILAGWVDELKVPIHRGREVTGFVQDHTGLDVQLSNGESLRAEYLVGCDGGRSVIRKTAGIEFPGWDPTMSSLIAEVEMTEQPELGVHRSAAGMYAFGKLEYEIRDGKIIYKDGGSIRVMVPEPHVGTSREPTLGDLSAALIAVCGTDYGLRSATSISRFTDMTRQAAAYRDRRVLLAGDAAHVHSPVGGQGLNTGVQDAVNLGWKLAQVVRQTSPESLLDTYHAERHPIAARVLRTTMAQVALLRTDERTRALGDVVTELLGMDEPRRTFAARMSGLDIHYDLGAGHPLLGRRMPDLDLVTANGPLRVFTLLHNARPVLLKLGGPGDFDIAPWADRVQSIDAEYHGTWELPALGVVAPPTAVLIRPDGYVAWVGERSDGGLVDALITWFGAGDSAQSRRLSDGPRVL
- a CDS encoding peptidylprolyl isomerase, translated to MSTATSGATADHTASSVDTPRSSAAILLDPTDPEWRRAAPARSHLRFETTKGVFVLELVRAWGPIGADRFYNLARLGYYNDARFHRVVPGYIVQWGINGKPAVNAAWKDQQIANDSPRSHNVRGTFAFAQFGPGDSKTRNTEIYINLRDNPRSDAEPFTMLGTVIEGMDVLDSLYSGYGEKSGGGLRQGKQGPLLEGGNAYMDLEYPKLDRILRVTVTTVER
- a CDS encoding FCD domain-containing protein — its product is MTESLTRPSRRSLVDLVIARIQQQISLGVLVPGKRIPTETELGDALGVSRTTIREAVVVLAHMGLLEVRQGDGTYVMASAPGRESLDQRLRRAAALEVYEVRRPLEIETARLAAARRTASDVRRLRELLAERDKFRAAGKSEQAVDIDVEFHRTIAVASRNAVLADVYNAFSIALRETLVHVAHDSVVGVDTTDLHYALVDAIARGDEEDAGATAARLIEIDAESLRSALTP